The Gimibacter soli genome includes a region encoding these proteins:
- a CDS encoding squalene/phytoene synthase family protein, translating into MILQEKTAGDIAGALESCRTLVESHDHDRYVMALFAPSGLQPQLFALLACNHEIAKTRESVSDPMIGEIRLQWWQEAIEGLIVGEGREHPVVTGLATVKDLSAIAPLLFSLIEARRSDLDEIGLADFLALQAYTAAVGGKLNEAVAIVLGTKADSEGARAARAAGDAWAMVGLLRAMIFEIQTAKAASSRLLPGAEVEGTLNRSVNTINADMAPSLMPVIHRMLDAAEANITEARRLARAVPKAQRAPLLLATLAARHIRRFRSTGDGMFSLPEEGRIGPGGLLRLMWAQMIGRY; encoded by the coding sequence ATGATACTTCAAGAAAAAACTGCGGGCGATATCGCGGGGGCACTGGAAAGCTGCCGTACGCTTGTGGAATCGCACGATCACGACCGCTATGTGATGGCGCTTTTCGCGCCGTCCGGCCTGCAGCCACAGCTTTTCGCCCTTCTCGCCTGCAACCATGAAATCGCCAAGACTCGGGAAAGCGTGTCCGACCCGATGATCGGCGAAATCCGCCTGCAATGGTGGCAGGAAGCGATTGAAGGGCTGATTGTCGGTGAGGGCAGGGAGCATCCGGTGGTAACGGGGCTCGCTACAGTCAAGGACCTGTCAGCCATCGCGCCGCTGCTGTTCAGCCTGATCGAGGCACGCCGCAGCGACCTTGACGAGATCGGCCTTGCCGACTTTTTGGCGCTTCAGGCCTACACGGCTGCCGTTGGCGGCAAACTGAATGAGGCCGTAGCCATTGTGCTTGGCACAAAGGCGGACAGTGAAGGCGCCCGTGCGGCGCGCGCCGCTGGCGACGCCTGGGCGATGGTTGGCCTTCTCCGCGCCATGATTTTTGAAATCCAGACGGCGAAGGCTGCGTCCTCACGCCTGCTGCCGGGGGCCGAGGTTGAAGGCACACTGAACCGCAGCGTCAACACGATCAATGCCGATATGGCACCGTCGCTGATGCCGGTCATCCACCGGATGCTGGATGCGGCAGAGGCGAATATCACCGAAGCACGGCGCCTTGCGCGCGCGGTGCCGAAAGCGCAGCGTGCGCCGCTCCTCCTCGCAACGCTTGCCGCGCGCCATATTCGGCGGTTCAGGAGCACAGGAGATGGCATGTTCAGTCTGCCGGAAGAGGGCCGCATCGGGCCCGGTGGCCTGCTGCGCCTGATGTGGGCGCAAATGATAGGGCGTTACTGA
- the argC gene encoding N-acetyl-gamma-glutamyl-phosphate reductase, producing MDKKLRVGVLGASGYTGADLIRLLVCHPNAEIVLLTAERKAGQSIESVFPHLGGYGLPDLISLDDVEWPAVELDVVFCALPHATSQEVIKGLLHSVKHSILEELVAESPSSLADRIQGEVKVIDLSADFRLRNTETYGEWYGRAHQATELQTKAVYGLPELYREAVEKGALVACPGCYPTAALLALVPLLRAGLIEAEDIIIDAKSGVSGAGRSLKESNLFVEVAEAMHPYGVGHHRHMPEIEQELGVAAGKPVTISFTPHLVPMNRGELETIYVRLKDGVSADDLRAHWMDVYDLAPFVQVMEKGGMPSTRAVRGSNRCSLGVFEDRMPGRAILVSAIDNLVKGSSGQAIQNMNLMFGLDETTGLMQAPMFP from the coding sequence ATGGATAAGAAGCTGCGCGTCGGTGTCCTTGGTGCCAGCGGCTATACAGGCGCCGATCTCATCAGGCTGCTCGTGTGCCACCCGAATGCAGAGATTGTGCTGCTGACCGCCGAGCGAAAGGCTGGCCAGTCGATCGAATCCGTTTTCCCGCACCTTGGCGGCTACGGCTTGCCGGACCTGATCTCGCTTGACGATGTCGAATGGCCCGCGGTTGAGCTGGACGTGGTGTTCTGCGCGCTGCCGCATGCGACGAGCCAGGAAGTGATCAAGGGCCTGCTGCATTCGGTGAAGCACAGCATCCTTGAAGAGCTGGTGGCCGAAAGCCCGTCCTCGCTCGCGGATCGTATTCAGGGCGAGGTGAAAGTGATCGACCTGTCGGCGGATTTCCGGCTACGCAACACCGAAACCTATGGCGAATGGTATGGACGTGCCCACCAGGCGACCGAGCTGCAGACCAAAGCCGTTTACGGCTTGCCGGAACTGTACCGGGAAGCGGTCGAGAAGGGGGCGCTGGTGGCGTGCCCCGGCTGCTATCCGACGGCTGCCCTCCTTGCGCTGGTGCCGCTGTTGCGCGCGGGCCTTATCGAGGCCGAAGATATCATCATCGATGCCAAATCGGGTGTTTCTGGCGCTGGCCGCAGCCTGAAGGAATCGAACCTTTTTGTGGAAGTCGCGGAAGCCATGCATCCCTACGGCGTTGGCCATCACCGCCACATGCCGGAAATCGAGCAGGAACTGGGCGTGGCTGCCGGCAAGCCGGTGACCATCAGCTTCACGCCGCATCTGGTGCCGATGAACCGGGGCGAGCTTGAAACCATCTATGTACGCCTGAAGGACGGCGTCAGCGCCGATGACCTGCGCGCCCACTGGATGGATGTTTACGACCTCGCGCCGTTTGTGCAGGTGATGGAAAAGGGCGGCATGCCTTCGACCCGTGCGGTGCGCGGCTCCAACCGTTGCTCGCTTGGTGTATTCGAGGACCGCATGCCGGGCCGGGCGATCCTCGTGTCCGCCATCGACAATCTGGTCAAGGGCTCATCCGGGCAGGCGATCCAGAATATGAACCTGATGTTCGGGCTGGATGAGACGACCGGCCTGATGCAGGCGCCGATGTTCCCGTGA
- a CDS encoding urate hydroxylase PuuD, protein MGKILQSLPNTVITGFVLALIVLAAATGGFANIGFDHYTFARYVHVLAGVMWIGLLWYFNFVQIPTMPSIPDELKPAVGKHIAPAALFWFRWGAMFTLLSGLWLIGPYLVQALTLAEGFRVIGIGMWMAIVMWFNVWFVIWPNQKIALGIVEADPALKPKAARTAMLFSRTNTMLSIPMLLCMVGQTHGLAF, encoded by the coding sequence ATGGGGAAAATTCTGCAGTCATTGCCGAACACGGTCATTACCGGTTTCGTGCTGGCGCTGATCGTACTCGCAGCCGCCACCGGCGGCTTCGCCAATATCGGCTTCGATCACTATACTTTCGCGCGTTATGTCCATGTTCTGGCGGGCGTGATGTGGATCGGGCTTCTGTGGTACTTCAACTTCGTCCAGATTCCGACCATGCCGTCGATCCCGGACGAGCTGAAACCCGCTGTCGGCAAGCATATCGCGCCGGCTGCCCTCTTCTGGTTCCGCTGGGGCGCTATGTTCACGCTCCTGAGCGGCCTGTGGCTTATCGGCCCCTATCTGGTTCAGGCCCTGACGCTTGCCGAAGGCTTCCGCGTCATCGGCATCGGCATGTGGATGGCCATCGTGATGTGGTTCAACGTCTGGTTCGTCATCTGGCCGAACCAGAAAATCGCCCTCGGCATCGTTGAGGCCGATCCGGCCCTGAAGCCGAAAGCAGCCCGCACCGCGATGCTCTTCAGCCGCACCAACACGATGCTGTCGATCCCGATGCTGCTTTGCATGGTCGGCCAGACCCACGGCCTCGCCTTCTGA
- a CDS encoding gamma carbonic anhydrase family protein produces MGRWPVVDDSAFVFHGAQVIGDVEIAANVSIWHNCVLRGDVNHIRIGERTNIQDGTVIHVSTRTHPTIIGRDVLVGHKVMLHACTLEDHAFVGMSAIVMDNARVCTDGMLAAGAMLTPGKTVGSGELWAGSPAKFMRAVTPEETLRNRKMAAHYHRLAEQHRMDALGRPHDLPAYP; encoded by the coding sequence ATGGGGCGCTGGCCCGTTGTGGATGACAGCGCCTTCGTCTTCCACGGGGCACAGGTGATCGGTGACGTTGAAATCGCCGCGAACGTCAGCATCTGGCACAATTGCGTGCTTCGGGGTGACGTCAATCATATCCGCATTGGCGAGCGCACCAATATCCAGGACGGCACGGTCATCCATGTCAGCACCCGCACCCACCCGACCATCATCGGGCGGGATGTGCTCGTCGGGCACAAGGTGATGCTGCATGCCTGCACACTGGAAGACCATGCCTTTGTGGGGATGAGCGCGATCGTGATGGATAATGCCCGCGTCTGCACCGATGGCATGCTGGCGGCGGGCGCGATGCTCACACCCGGCAAGACGGTAGGTTCGGGGGAACTTTGGGCCGGATCACCCGCCAAATTCATGCGCGCCGTGACACCCGAGGAGACCCTGCGGAACCGCAAGATGGCGGCGCACTATCACCGGCTGGCCGAACAGCACAGGATGGACGCGCTGGGACGACCGCACGACTTGCCGGCTTATCCGTGA